TTAGTTTTGCACAAGAAAACATCGAACGTCTGTCACCCATGCTAATTGTGAATGTTGATTaggttttcactttttccttttttccctgtTCTCTGTTAAttgctttttcaaaagaaatggtATGGAACTCCAAAGCGTATTGCACTGTAGTCTTGCATTCGTTGTGTTATAGCCATCATAAAGGTTATAAAGGacatcttattttcttattggAAATTAAGTATTGCCAGAGTTtttatcgttgtttttttttctttctttccgcTCTGCAACGTTAATGGTGTTGAATTATTCCTGCCTATGCTGCAGGCGCTGCATTTAGAAGTAGCCGTTGTTCATCAAGGAAGTTTCTGGTtttgttaaaagaaaaaaaagagatgtagAAACATATATAATCAAATTATAACCTTGAACTAGTGTGTTGCCGGTTCTGGTGTTCTGTGGCTAATTAATTTTCTCGAAGAATCGAACAAGCTGCTAACGAAAATTTATCTCGTCTCACGGAaactctcgaaaaaaaaacattgagttTCGTGTTGgaaactttcaaaattcattgCTTTCAATATAATCTTCTACAAACTTTACATAATTACACTGTTATCATATGAGATTCCCCTGCAGCCCTATCAAGTTAATTtcggaaaagtaaaaaaaaaagattaaaatgtgtgaataatattaatattatattctaCGCACTACCACATTGATCGTGGACATCGCTATGCCCATTTCTTTTGCCAAGTCATTCGTGCTTCTCCAAGGATACTTATCGATCTTCTTGTTTCAATTCGCTAGcgaatttgtcatttttcttgcAACCGAGTCGTTTTTCGTCCACTGTTCACCGGAaagttatcttttttcttactattcaAATCTCTGAACGTTTTAGTTCTGGCATAAACTTGTTTTTCTAAGAAACAACTCGTACATCTAGAAGCGATTTCGCTATGTGAAGCGAGGAATCCCAGATCATTGCCTACCTAGTAGttcttttgatctttttagtcttttgattctttcttcttaatctTTTGATTCTTCGATGAATGAATTTGGTGCTATATGCAAAAGATTTGAGGTATACACTGATATCTTCtctataaacaaataaaaacctCGGATTTACTTCGACACCTTTGTATGAACATTAATTGCTGCTCTAAACGTTTGCTTTAGCACTAAAGTGGATGAATACCTGGACTTCATTCGATGGATTATTCGTGAATATTCGAGTAATTCTCGGGCTCATGTCAAGAAATCGAATAAGCTAACTCACTTTTACTTCCAGATGTCCTGATCTTCAGAGTGTTTGCTGGATATGGACGAATGTAGTGTGAATGTAGAATCGCCGGTTGATCCTGAACAAATTAGTACAGCTACCTCAGCGACAAGTTCTCCGCGAAATGGTACCACTAGTGAGGAATGCTCGCAAATACAATCACTCTACGGCAAATACAGTACTCaacaaaaggaaatagaaCGGTGAGTTcgattttcgaatattttgcaAGTTCAAACTAATTGCGTCATTTCACTACACTTACACCTCCCTATGTAGGTTAGAAGAGCAAAATGCGGAATATCGTGAAAAGTTATTGAAGACGATACGAGAACGCGATCTCAATGACGAACTTCTGCGGAATGTACGTGAGGCACATAAGAAGGAAGTATCAGAATTGGAGAGGCGCTTAAGAGACTATGAAATACAGTTGAAAGCTGTACAGGTATGGAATCGGATGTTTTGTAGTTCTTTTCATGACCATTTTATGTCTTTTCACCTCTCTTCCTCTTTGTTTACCAATTTTTGGAGCTTTCTGCGGGAAGTACTAAGATTGTGAACATTGTGGTTCAAGCCTGGTTCCGAAATCTTCACTCaatatgtttttttgaaatctattTGTTCATCACGGTtggattttgttgattttcttgtcttttcacAGTGATTTCCTTACTTTAGGATCGCGCATCTGCACAAGAAGCTCATTACAATGTAACTATGAAGGATCTTTCACTTAAATATAACACATCTGTTAGTCAAGTAAGTGTAGATCtgtaaaataattgaaacaaatttttttaaatgttttttcagCTCACTAAAAAAGCAGATGTtgccgaaaaagaaaagaacgacgCAGTCATTAAGTACGCTACACGAGAAGCCGAGATGATGCGAATGCGATCAGAAGTGCAGAAAAAGGACCAAGAGTTGCAAGAATGCAGAAAAGCAAAAGAGGAGCTGGAGCAGTGCCAAAGTCAGGAGAATGTAGAGCAATTGGTGAGTGGAAGAATTATTTGTTGATTCACTATTTGTTGATGTTCATCACGCTCGATTTGAGAgtattcattaattcatttagGAAAAATCTAACAGTAATCTCCGGATTGAAATTGAACATATCAAGCATGAAAAATTTGACATGGAGAATAGATTGAAGATGGCCGAAAAAAGGGCTGAAGTGAGTTATTTTCTAACATTCgtattctatcttttttttttcgctaaatcAATTTATACACGTTTTAATTTATCCTCGAAGCAGCAATTCTCTTATGCAAACctatttctttgcattttcatAATTCATCGCGGACGTTTCGTAGGAAATGAGATCGGGTTCTTTGAAAgcagtcattcattcattgagtGTGTGCACTGATTTCGATGTTGAATAGGagatattagaaaaaaaaaaacttcacagaAACCGTGATGTTAATGGATTGAACTAACAGAAGCGTCGATTTTTTGTTTGACACTTTAGTTTCTTTGCCCTTCTGATGCTTTCTTCCTTTACAAGTATGCAATCAGATAATGTggtgtcttcttttttgagcCCTAGTTTCAAAAAAGCTATCTTCTTGTCTATCTATTGTGGAATTCAAAGGAAAAGTTTCTTCTAAGATGTAACCACGTTGGCTATTAGTTTGTTACAATTAATGAGGGATAAAAACGAGATCAAGTTCCACCTCTGAAGTCGAATATGggcttttctttctgtatattcattgatttttctgttcttgTACGTCGTTGGTTGAAAATTCCACTTTTAGGCATGTACTACATCTGTTACTGAGCTTAGACAGCAATGTGACGTTCTTCGTAAACAGCTTATCCagtccaaggaagagaaagCTCAACTCCAGGAAGAGCATCGACAACTGTCTTTGAAAACCCAGGTAACTTTTCgttctccttatttttttatgagatATTTAGACTCACATTATAGTTCGTCCATGAAATCTAACTCCAACTCAGTAATATTTTATtcgattcgtttttttcttctatttcctttctttaaaTCTCtagtttccagttttttttttcaagattctAATCAACTTttgattaattaaaaaatcttGAAGTAATGCTATCTATGAAAGTCAATTATTATACGACAGCGAAAAACCACGAATGATCGGCATTTCGCCACCTTTGACGAAACTGTCATTGCGATGCGTGGGAAATCATAAGTATCTGTGCACTCAAGGTTGGATCTAATATTCATGTGATTAGGTCCTTCGTGATGTGCGCACACTATAACATGTTTATAATTTTAGATAGTTTTTCgttaaatttttctctgtgCTTGCATTGAGTAACTCTTAGTAGGTTAGTTTTATAGGTACAAGAATCGCGAAGACAGCATGAGTCTCAGGAGTTGAGTAAATCACAACAGGATTTGGAGCAACGGTTAGCGGAAGCGAACTCTAACATCGCATGTCTAAGCGAAGCTAACAGAGAAGTGAACGGAAAGCTAGAGGATGTGACAAGGTTGGTATGGAAAATATCTTAATTATCCTGATCAACAATGGTTTAGATGTCTCTCTTGCATAAaggggcaggtgtagcgcaggaGGTTAGAGGTTCCCCTGTCTACATGATCGATTGGttgttcgaatccgccctagcactcaccaagcctttcatccggggtcgatgaattgctACCACACATGTctacgaggataaaaacattgactcgacacatcgactagccccgcaaatcattttataggacagttacacgttcgtgaacctcaaacaattctgaattgaagcgaacgtggtggcgggtcccaagcggattgattaacgccagacactttatcctttatctttatcaattacataaaatgaagtggcTTCAAGAGATTGGAAATAGGAACCGCTTGTTTTTCAGGGAAAATCTTGATTTGCTCAATAAACTTCAAGATCTCGAAGATAAGCTTTCGTTAGAAGAAGAAGCTCATAGTGCAGCTTCCATCGAACTTTCACGACTCCAGGGAATAGAGAATCAGGTTTTGAGGTACAGTAAAGTGAAGAGTTGGCTCTGCTTGGCTTTCTAAATGGTATTACACCACAATTTAGCTATAAAAGGACAGCTGAACGAGCTAAAGCAGCTCAGGAACAAGCAGAGAAAGAGCGTGAGGTTTGCTTAGAGTTATTAGAATGCATGAATGTACATCAGATGTTTGTGAATTTGCCAGTTGAACTAAATTTTTGTAGGTGGCAGAGCAAGAAGCAGAGGAATGCAGGCAGCAGGCTGAAAGAATGTTAGCCATAACTGAACAACTCACCCAACGGAATAGTCAGTTGGCGAGTGATGTGTCTGCGGATCGAGAGAAGGTGAGGGTGTTTTCAGTCGTAAATTCAACGGACCTTTCGgataattctgtttttttcatagaaCTGTCGGCTTGAGCAGCAACTGGTAGAGACGGAAGGATCGCTGAGTAGAGCTTTGTCGAAACTTGCAGAGAGGGTATGTGTGCGCAATGAATACCTATccaactttattatttttgctgCTAAAGCTCAGTTGTTTGTTCCTTTACAGGAAAAGGATTTAGAAGAAGCTACTGGAAGTGGTCAATCTGAGATAGCTTCTCTGAAGAGCGAACTCAACGAAAAGATAATCAAAGGTTAGAATTTGTTAGAATTTTGTGGGCTCGCAGATGAGGTTTGCAGATGTAGTAAGTCAATAAATTCCTCTCCTTCATTTATTGTTAATACGATCGTTAGATCGGAGggcctcactgtttttttaccGTCACGAACAATGACGACGTACGTCGGCGGTGatgatttcgtttttttgtctttgtccacatacatatatttaatCGTctacgatcctgaattgaacgCATCAGCGCATCTCAAACAGATTGATCATCGTATAACACTTGACATTCCTATCATTGCATTGGTCGCTTGACTCAGTGGCTATGCATTTTTGGCCTCTTCGATATTTCCTAGAAATGTTCGTTGCTTGGCTGAtttgcaaaatgttttctcaTGAACAGAGTGATGGGGTCTTCTGGTAAAagcaaaaagtaaaagttcTGAAGCCTGTCTTGGAGTCCTGTACAAATTTACTTGTTTGTGCTTGTATGCAACATAAAATAGTCTTCTATAGTATTGCAGGATTTTAAGGATACGTACAtatgaactttttttaatgggGGAATGCATGAGAAGGAGTTTATTGGTTATTTTATGTCACTGCACCGCACCTTTACATCTTTCCTAGCGATTGTTGCTTGTCGGAGAGGTGTTTGATCACACTTGGTACTGTACAGTTGCTGGTCTTTATCCGTACCCACGAGATTCCTGTCATTCCTTACTAAACTTGCTTATAgtcaataatttatttttgaaaggatgGATCGTTCACAGAAcgttgttctcttttttgctgaaaaagtggaaagtgtTGGCACGAACgtgttattgatctttctgATATTTCTGCTTTCAGTTCAAGAACTCTCTCAACGATTGCAAGAAGAACGTACAGATCATGcagctttgaagaaaaaatacttggCTAATATTAAGGTGTGCATTacaaattctatttctatctttcatttaaaaaattgacatGGTTTACTGAGATTTTGGATCCTTGGACCTGTTCacctatttttgaaattttcgcaGACACGTTCTATTCCTTTTTCATCATGCGAAATTCAGTGAGAGCTCCACCACTACACAACTTTcagtctttctttttctggactgCACATTGAAATCCTGGTTATTTAGTTGAAACACTGTGTTCCTCGTTCGATCGTTGTTTTTAGCAATAAGAATTTATCAACAGCATCTCAATTTCTTGTGAATTACAGGAGCTAAAGCATGAATTGTCAAGCCTCCGAAAGCAAATGGACACCAATACAGGAAACGCTCCACTTGCTCCACCCCCTTCAGGTGATTCTGCTCCAAGTACAAGTTCAAGATCCAGAGCAAGCTCATTGAACAGCCTGGACAGAGTAACGGTTAGTCATTTTATTGCATGCTTGTCGCGTGGTTATTATCATTTCTACGTTAATCTGTGTGGTCAGACTTTTTCTACCCTTCTTAgcgaacatttttcttccaagaacATACCATTTTTCCTAATCTGGTTGCATTTTACCGATTTTTGTTTACGTATAACTTGATGTTATTCATAATTCGTTTCCAATTCTGATTCTTAATTTTTGGGTAGGAATACTTTGGGCAATACCTTATTTTGAGGCCTTATCCATTTGTACGGCATTAATTTTGATCGATCGCGCTGCCTGACTCTAGTGTTGAAGTTACGTTACCACATAAACCTTGGAATAAACTGTTATACTACGAATGAATCATCCTATAAAACAATCTAGCAACATTGTGTTTCCTAGCCGGGAACAACTTCGATCAGTGTAAAAGATTGTGATCACCGTTTATCAAGCAATGTTTAAAGATTGAGACTTTGTAGAACCTGTCTTTATCTACGTTTTCATAGATTGTCTTAGATTTTTTGGCTTGTGTACTTGTATAGTCAAACTACGAGAAAAAGAATAGTGAATTTAGGCTCTCTAATTCCcccttttaaaggcatcaccccacgaatctgaggtggtacggatttcaggtggagtatttgtatacgggatagtagattatggagaaggggtgattccatccatttcttcctaattgccgtaaaaatggctcggaagatgcggcgcgtgcgcaaggccggcgcgctccgatcgaactcgttgtagaaaatagcgcgtcggatcgctcgaagccgtatcgtccggaccgttttttacggcaactaggaagaaatggacggaatcactcctctctccataacctacaaTCCCACATACGAATattacacctgaaatccgtaccaccgcagattcgtgggggtgcCTTTAAGCTGAAACTGCCGCTTGAATTGTGCAACGATTAGGGAGCGAGTCGATCAATTATCATAGTACCGTGAGGAAAAGTGTACAAGTTACAATGACAGTTGTTCCATGATTTTATTGTCACTCAGGTGCCTTATCACCTCCAGTCTtagtaaaagtaaaggatgaagtgtctggcgttaatcaatccgcttggaatgcccccgcgttcacttcaattcagagtcgtttgaggtttaccaaCGTGTAAcaggcctatacaatgacttgtgggggctagccgatgtttcaagtcagtgtttctatcctcccagacaagtttggcagcaatttatcgatcccggagggatgaagggcttggtgagcaccatgTCGCATTCGAAGacggcggaacctctaaccgactgcgctacacccgctctaGTCCAGCCTGAATATTCTATGAATTTAGTActcttaaattttcttttctctatctACACTGAGTAGAACTCCGGCTTTTAGACTGTATCGCGTGATGAAGATGGTTCACAAGCGGGAAATGCGGTGCCAAGCGAATCAAATGCAATTCAGCAAGTGATGATAGAtaaggtagtttttttttcctttcttctgttGCTGGTTGGCCGAAGACATTTTGCTGCTTTACAAACTGCAATTCTAAACCTTATGtaaaggggtttttttttactattttgatTTAAGATAATTGTTCTACAAAAGAAACTGGCGAGAAGAAACGACAAAATTGAGTTTTTGGAAGAGCATGTTCGGCATTGTTTGGAAGAACTGCAGAAGAAGACAAAGTAAACGCTATTTGAGTCGCTTTTGTTATATGTCCCACGAAGATCCATTCCCTATGCTTAATTTAGAATCATCCAACACTATGCGTTACGCGAGGAGGCGTCACTATTATTGCCATCGGATGGATCTCTTGAGCAGGtattgtgttttcttttgttcagaatttgtcttatttttcatttttattttttttg
This window of the Necator americanus strain Aroian chromosome III, whole genome shotgun sequence genome carries:
- a CDS encoding hypothetical protein (NECATOR_CHRIII.G12578.T1) gives rise to the protein MDECSVNVESPVDPEQISTATSATSSPRNGTTSEECSQIQSLYGKYSTQQKEIERLEEQNAEYREKLLKTIRERDLNDELLRNVREAHKKEVSELERRLRDYEIQLKAVQDRASAQEAHYNVTMKDLSLKYNTSVSQLTKKADVAEKEKNDAVIKYATREAEMMRMRSEVQKKDQELQECRKAKEELEQCQSQENVEQLEKSNSNLRIEIEHIKHEKFDMENRLKMAEKRAEACTTSVTELRQQCDVLRKQLIQSKEEKAQLQEEHRQLSLKTQVQESRRQHESQELSKSQQDLEQRLAEANSNIACLSEANREVNGKLEDVTRENLDLLNKLQDLEDKLSLEEEAHSAASIELSRLQGIENQVLSYKRTAERAKAAQEQAEKEREVAEQEAEECRQQAERMLAITEQLTQRNSQLASDVSADREKNCRLEQQLVETEGSLSRALSKLAEREKDLEEATGSGQSEIASLKSELNEKIIKVQELSQRLQEERTDHAALKKKYLANIKELKHELSSLRKQMDTNTGNAPLAPPPSGDSAPSTSSRSRASSLNSLDRVTTVSRDEDGSQAGNAVPSESNAIQQVMIDKIIVLQKKLARRNDKIEFLEEHVRHCLEELQKKTKIIQHYALREEASLLLPSDGSLEQVPLSRKGASYSLMGTIFSAGSDKRSLQLAAEVNSRLQAVLEDALMKNITLKSSVDSLSNEVSRLSRENRQLTLTHSRCSEQHV